From the genome of Miscanthus floridulus cultivar M001 chromosome 10, ASM1932011v1, whole genome shotgun sequence, one region includes:
- the LOC136489645 gene encoding putative disease resistance RPP13-like protein 1, whose product MHDVVRTFAEYMAREESLVVVVGREQAATSMHVRRLSIEQTVSVLDWGILQRRESLRTLIISSRVNFHLPDDSLSSFSSLRVLYIWSADSNRLVPSLSMLKHLRYLHLEDTDISRLPDDIQKMKFLLYISLGNCKKLCYLPGSIVRLVHLRPLNMVGSNVSVIPKGFGGLTNLMSLYGFPVHVDMDASNSWCSLQELEPLSQLRKLTLYGLEKVQDSRMAEKAMISSKRHLGYLELNYSASGHTIGTGGAKAEQQQQQSVTEEVLEKLCPPTCLENLTLEGGYVGRQLPNWMCAPASADFKSLRYLRLGNLPCCTQLPDGLCCCLPGLEVLTIIDAPAIKRIGPQFQASSSVAARGSTASTSAPFPKLRHLYLDGLREWEEWEWNDCEEHMDVETTIAMPCLEELRIDNCKLSHLPPGLASTKRHTLRELYLYELSNLTHVENFPSVVDLHVFDCPELKRISGLAMLQKIRITRCPKLEVLEGVPALDSLGLEDATMDTLPEYLRAVHPRYLELVCNKKLHESSLSLGSSEWKKISHIGKRDINCIEDSDTSSDGYSEED is encoded by the coding sequence ATGCACGATGTGGTCCGCACCTTTGCTGAATACATGGCAAGAGAAGAATCACTAGTGGTGGTGGTTGGCAGAGAACAGGCTGCTACTAGTATGCATGTCCGTCGCCTCTCCATAGAACAGACCGTATCAGTACTGGATTGGGGCATTTTGCAAAGGCGAGAGTCACTTAGGACATTAATTATAAGTTCTAGAGTAAACTTTCATCTTCCTGATGACTCGCTGAGTAGTTTCTCTAGCCTGCGGGTACTGTACATATGGTCTGCTGATTCTAATAGATTGGTTCCCTCTCTATCTATGTTGAAGCACTTAAGATACCTTCACTTGGAGGATACTGATATATCTAGGCTACCAGATGATATCCAGAAGatgaaatttctactgtacattTCACTTGGTAACTGTAAGAAGCTATGCTATCTTCCTGGCAGCATCGTAAGACTTGTGCATCTAAGACCTCTTAACATGGTTGGATCAAATGTTAGTGTCATTCCTAAGGGGTTTGGTGGGTTAACAAATCTAATGTCACTTTATGGCTTCCCAGTACACGTGGACATGGATGCAAGCAATAGCTGGTGCAGTTTGCAAGAGCTGGAGCCTCTCTCTCAGCTTAGAAAGCTTACACTATATGGCCTAGAGAAGGTGCAGGACAGCCGGATGGCTGAAAAGGCCATGATTAGCAGCAAGCGCCACCTTGGGTATCTAGAGTTGAACTATAGTGCAAGTGGACATACTATAGGGACAGGTGGTGCTAAGgcagagcagcagcaacaacagagTGTGACCGAGGAAGTGTTGGAAAAGCTCTGCCCTCCAACCTGCCTAGAGAATCTTACTTTGGAAGGGGGATACGTTGGTCGCCAGCTACCGAACTGGATGTGTGCTCCAGCGTCGGCGGACTTTAAGAGCCTAAGGTATTTGAGGCTGGGGAACCTGCCTTGCTGCACCCAGCTCCCTGATGGTCTATGCTGCTGCCTCCCAGGTTTAGAAGTGCTTACCATCATAGACGCGCCAGCCATCAAGCGTATTGGCCCCCAATTCCAAGCGTCATCCTCCGTGGCAGCTAGAGGTTCCACTGCTAGTACATCTGCACCGTTTCCTAAACTGAGACACCTGTATTTGGATGGACTACGTGAGTGGGAAGAGTGGGAATGGAACGACTGTGAGGAGCATATGGATGTGGAAACTACCATAGCCATGCCTTGTCTAGAGGAACTCCGAATAGATAACTGCAAGCTGAGCCATCTTCCACCAGGCCTCGCCAGCACCAAGAGGCATACTCTTAGAGAACTATACCTGTACGAGCTCTCCAACCTGACACATGTGGAGAACTTCCCTTCAGTTGTGGATCTTCATGTGTTTGACTGCCCTGAGCTTAAGAGGATCAGCGGCCTCGCCATGTTGCAGAAGATTAGGATCACTCGCTGCCCAAAGCTGGAGGTTCTAGAAGGTGTCCCAGCACTCGACAGCCTTGGACTGGAGGACGCCACCATGGACACACTTCCGGAATACCTGCGAGCTGTACACCCAAGGTATCTCGAGTTGGTTTGCAACAAGAAGCTACACGAATCCTCCTTATCACTAGGTAGCTCTGAATGGAAGAAGATCAGCCATATTGGAAAACGCGACATCAACTGCATCGAAGATTCAGATACAAGTTCGGATGGATATTCAGAGGAAGACTGA
- the LOC136489644 gene encoding putative disease resistance protein RGA4, protein MGGPDVMAPYVTKLIADMATEEVAMFLGVSGETEKLKDNMESINCFLADAERRRIAEHIVQRWVRKLKDAMYDATDILDLCHHQADMHKESKCGSMEEKASGCLQPLLFCLRNPLFAHKIGSRIKELNQWLEGIHKEADKYKFNISISSNPEPQRLTATEFSSSRTSSQVDESAIVGEQIERDNKCSTRF, encoded by the coding sequence ATGGGCGGGCCTGATGTTATGGCACCCTATGTGACGAAGCTGATAGCGGACATGGCCACAGAAGAGGTGGCCATGTTCCTAGGTGTGTCTGGCGAGACTGAAAAGCTCAAAGATAACATGGAGAGCATCAACTGCTTCCTTGCCGATGCTGAGAGGAGGCGCATCGCTGAACACATCGTGCAGCGATGGGTGAGGAAGCTCAAGGACGCCATGTATGATGCCACTGACATTCTTGACCTATGTCACCATCAAGCTGACATGCACAAGGAATCTAAATGTGGTAGCATGGAGGAGAAGGCTTCGGGTTGCTTGCAGCCTTTGCTCTTCTGCTTGCGGAATCCCTTGTTTGCACACAAGATAGGCAGCCGCATCAAGGAGCTCAATCAGTGGCTAGAAGGCATCCACAAGGAAGCGGACAAGTACAAGTTCAATATCAGCATCAGTTCCAATCCGGAGCCGCAGAGGCTAACTGCTACTGAGTTTTCCAGCTCTAGGACAAGTTCACAGGTCGACGAGTCAGCCATAGTTGGGGAACAAATAGAGAGGGATAATaagtgtagcacccgattttaa